The following proteins come from a genomic window of Athalia rosae chromosome 1, iyAthRosa1.1, whole genome shotgun sequence:
- the LOC125502018 gene encoding uncharacterized protein LOC125502018: MKHVAKDLLESLIYSRNYDNSLLARAEELCNPWSRDKRAASFHELRYNETFFGHKYDPLTIDVLVIDERVEQKIERIKNETLPNEVEVKHEESNINADLLENGAIPKYATEESRTGPSNDENQEEKVELDYCGIKQIDPENLSKELLIDSHEKQWHIFQSTAISIPHNVMKNANLNCWSEESPPTPVETEAHEEEFDDFGIKLIKNNQHTKKVVVTDLLAWNNSPIFIEILKHVFKHRNFEKEISFDISKILAGRRSSFQQEGGHEKAALELLRACSMGLQNTIMRLIASGKVHADCADSRGNTGLLFAVASDKLEAIDTLLNLGANVDALNDECLTPLSLCVLRLLALVHDVSNWSKAFLSNEIIDKSMFDNESSFANCQQWHGRISYESLVRHSDGGESPNIQDNYAAEEIYKNGVREQKYIFDMSPIIIRTSLPQRIIKKVHNNVLKITTKRDMKKKDTSSASEELPNGLKSIQDTNNHAFSEKKARVNATIIKLLRRGADPNFAQVPYPVLIMSIFAKTPWLVSELLERGADPNITLSKQDHYFTPLLILTVLQPCHENSLIAKTLLEAKANPSIRADPDYRSDFRERLSRNRSSNYLDDSQGATALHLLALRPDFDTDANDYLGKLIEVIYRDGCIKSSDLYQGHSPLSLAILEGNLNATKAILKTRCVDVNEELGADLGNAMFMLESRMLQELLPPDALQEFRELLLEYGGCPFTSVKVQAEEYNLIEYGRTELMKVSNLSKSTIAAQGKNRKKLVKETKMAKSSKPPDKTNFSKGMDCITRIAKDKLIRRIKANFIMDLMNSPITLLSLDKRSTILKNPLFKLALSWMTAEDLAVVMKAMNYHRSEVRGLVGLFIMACILIDRKTLSKADTLIQDETERIMKKVMPLVTEKQQTQQLTNFKVNRRANRRETKTFEPIVAHTPESDPDGNKFRVCFDCLSIHGKVLLACPKCHHVYFCSQECNEKNATGNDNQHQCPVFYQEELHRLEQTATTLGIDPTIYMENRFRNPTMYSDMEERMDKLVKSKGKSRSKKRDDILYFDMAKCKTQGFMTIEQLPATIDKNLGDKTIDKDDKTQTMKAIGAESLKNNKKSKRLKNGQNIDGEDKEYGSGDVKSSRGNKYVKADNTEFEAVDNEKLEGSFSKIYKSDDENHDLDSNNKIKLKKRIEVSKYNKDDVSSMKRSSKVRYELGTTNSDIKNKWNDKMESKGKEDNYKHNADQVANSIKVKMGKKKGHEIHKNMPDVDDSNFEGKSKRWWNSRRSRRTNSFNDTNETIKNNSRKQYDSTYEKQTHKIYVNNEYSEGSNTSNKKDVNKKCSESISVKNLGWLLKTGRSAERKIDLDMLLAPYVVFAQVSFNSSHNATSNELLVHLKMA; encoded by the exons ATGAAACATGTAGCAAAAGATTTACTAGAATCACTGATTTATTCACGAAATTACGATAACAGTCTATTAGCTAGAGCTGAGGAATTATGTAATCCTTGGTCTAGGGACAAAAGAGCAGCATCATTCCATGAACTGAG GTACAATGAAACCTTCTTTGGCCACAAATATGATCCGCTTACAATAGATGTTCTTGTGATAGACGAAAGAGTGGAGCAAAAAATTG aaagaattaaaaatgaaactttGCCAAACGAAGTTGAAGTAAAACATGAAGAATCAAACATCAATGCCGACTTATTGGAAAATGGTGCGATCCCCAAGTATGCAACAGAAGAATCAAGAACAGGACCCTCGAATGACGAAAATCAGGAAGAGAAAGTAGAGCTTGATTATTGTGGGATCAAACAAATTGATCCAGAAAATCTGAGCAAAGAACTTCTAATAGACAGTCATGAAAAACAGTGGCATATATTTCAAAGCACTGCTATATCTATACCACATAATGTA atgaaaaatgccAATCTAAATTGCTGGAGTGAAGAAAGCCCACCAACTCCAGTTGAAACAGAAGCCCATGAAGAGGAATTCGATgattttggaataaaattgatcaaaaataATCAGCACACAAAAAAAGTAGTTGTCACTGACCTGTTGGCTTGGAATAATAGTCCAATCTTTATAGAGATTCTCAAGCATGTTTTTAAACATCGCAATTTTGAA AAGGAAATAAGCTTTGATATCAGTAAAATTTTGGCTGGTAGACGCAGTTCATTTCAACAAGAAGGAGGTCATGAAAAAGCTGCTTTAGAGTTACTTAGGGCATGCTCCATGGGTTTGCAAAATACCATCATGAGATTAATTGCAAGTGGAAAAGTCCATGCAGATTGTGCTGATAGCAGAGGAAATACTGGCTTGTTGTTCGCAGTTGCAAG tGACAAACTGGAAGCGATAGATACTTTATTGAATCTTGGTGCTAATGTTGATGCCTTAAATGACGAATGTCTGACTCCGCTTTCCTTGTGCGTATTGCGATTACTAGCACTGGTACATGATGTATCTAACTGGTCAAAAGCCTTTTTATCAAACgaaattattgataaatcAATGTTTGATAACGAGTCATCATTCGCAAACTGTCAACAATGGCATGGACGAATAAGTTACGAATCACTAGTGCGACAT TCTGATGGTGGAGAGAGCCCAAATATACAAGACAATTATGCTGCAGAGGAAATATATAAAA ATGGAGTGCGAGaacaaaaatacatttttgatATGTCGCCCATAATAATCAGAACATCTCTTCCTCagagaataattaaaaaggTTCATAATAATGTATTGAAAATCACAACTAAacgagatatgaaaaaaaaagatacaagcTCTGCAAGTGAAGAGTTACCAAATGGTTTGAAAAGCATTCAAGATACCAATAATCATGCATTTTCTGAAAA AAAAGCAAGAGTGAATGCCACCATAATCAAGCTGCTAAGACGAGGTGCTGATCCAAACTTTGCACAGGTGCCTTACCCCGTTTTGATAATGTCCATTTTTGCCAAAACTCCATGGCTTGTCTCAGAACTATTAGAACGTGGGGCTGATCCAAATATCACCTTATCCAAACAA GATCACTATTTTACACCACTGCTGATTCTAACGGTCTTACAACCGTGTCATGAAAATTCTCTTATAGCCAAGACGTTACTGGAAGCCAAGGCAAACCCAAGTATAAGAGCAGATCCTGATTACAG ATCAGATTTCAGGGAACGTTTATCGCGAAACAGGTCTTCCAACTATCTTGATGATTCCCAAGGTGCTACTGCTTTACATCTTTTAGCATTAAGACCAGATTTTGATACAGATGCAAATGAC TATTTAGGAAAACTTATCGAAGTAATATATCGAGATGGTTGTATTAAAAGCAGTGATTTGTACCAAGGGCATTCCCCATTATCTTTGGCAATATTGGAAG GTAACTTGAATGCTACAAAAGCAATCCTAAAAACTAGATGTGTTGACGTCAATGAAGAATTAGGTGCAGATTTGGGTAACGCAATGTTCATGCTAGAGTCACGTATGCTGCAAGAACTATTGCCTCCAGATGCCTTGCAAGAATTT CGTGAACTACTGCTGGAATATGGTGGTTGTCCCTTTACGTCTGTCAAA GTACAGGCAGAAGAGTATAATCTAATTGAATACGGAAGAACTGAATTGATGAAAGTATCCAATCTCTCGAAAAGCACAATAGCGGCGCAAGGAAAAAACAGGAAGAAGCTTGTAAAGGAAACTAAAATGGCTAAATCTTCGAAGCCACCTGACAAGACAAATTTTTCTAAGGGCATGGATTGTATTACACGCATTGCTAAAGATAAATTGATCCGAAGAATAAAAGCAAATTTTATCATGGACTTGATGAATTCTCCAATAACGCT CCTTTCTCTCGACAAACGATCAACCATTCTTAAAAACCCATTGTTTAAACTCGCTCTATCTTGGATGACCGCAGAGGATCTAGCTGTCGTTATGAAGGCTATGAACTATCATCGTAGTGAAGTTAGAGGACTAGTGGGTCTATTTATAATGGCATGCATTTTGATCGATCGTAAAACGTTAAGCAAAGCAGATACA CTGATACAAGATGAAACAGAacgaattatgaaaaaagtaaTGCCTCTGGTAACAGAAAAACAGCAAACGCAACAATTAACAAATTTCAAAGTGAACAGAAGGGCCAACAGGAGAGAGACCAAGACTTTTGAACCAATAGTTGCACACACACCAGAATCAGATCCTGAT GGTAATAAGTTCAGAGTATGTTTTGACTGCCTCTCTATTCATGGAAAAGTTTTACTAGCATGTCCTAAATGCCATCACGTTTATTTCTGCTCGCAAGAATGTAACGAAAAGAATGCTACGGGAAATGATAACCAACATCAGTGTCCAG TTTTCTACCAGGAAGAATTGCACAGACTGGAACAAACTGCCACAACTCTTGGCATCGACCCAACTATTTATATGGAGAATAGATTTAGGAATCCAACAATGTATTCAGATATGGAAGAGAGAATGGATAAACTCGTAAAATCAAAAG GTAAATCGAgatcaaaaaaacgagatgataTCCTGTATTTCGATATGGCAAAATGCAAGACGCAGGGATTTATGACTATTGAGCAACTTCCAGCAACAATTGATAAGAACTTGGGTGACAAAACTATCGATAAAGATGACAAGACTCAAACGATGAAAG CCATTGGAGcagaaagtttgaaaaacaataaaaaatctaAGAGATTGAAGAATGGCCAAAATATTGATGGAGAAGATAAAGAGTATGGTAGCGGTGATGTGAAATCAAGCAGAGGTAACAAATATGTCAAAGCAGACAATACGGAATTCGAAGCTGTTGATAATGAAAAACTCGAGGGATCGTTCAGTAAAATCTACAAATCCGATGATGAAAATCATGACCTAgattcaaataataaaattaaactcaAAAAAAGGATAGAAGTAAGCAAATACAATAAAGACGATGTCAGTAGCATGAAAAGATCAAGCAAAGTTAGATACGAACTAGGAACTACTAATAGTGATATTAAAAACAAGTGGAACGATAAAATGGAATCGAAGGGCAAAGAAGATAACTACAAACATAATGCTGACCAAGTTGCAAATAGTATCAAAGTGAAAATGGGAAAGAAGAAAGGTCATGAAATCCACAAGAATATGCCAGACGTagacgattcaaattttgaaggaaaaagcaAGCGCTGGTGGAATAGCAGAAGGAGTAGGAGAACAAATAGCTTCAACGATACTAATGAAACAATCAAAAATAACTCACGAAAACAGTATGACAGCACGTATGAAAAGCAAACACATAAAATTTACGTTAATAATGAATACAGTGAAGGTTCGAATACTTCCAACAAAAAAGATGTGAATAAGAAATGTTCAGAGAGTatttcggtaaaaaatttaGGATGGTTATTAAAAACTGGCAGATCtgcagaaagaaaaatagatctAGACATGCTATTGGCACCTTATGTAGTCTTTGCACAAG TATCATTTAACAGTTCACATAATGCTACCAGCAATGAACTTCTAGTTCATTTAAAAATGGCATAA